In Mucilaginibacter celer, one DNA window encodes the following:
- a CDS encoding glycoside hydrolase family 16 protein, giving the protein MNLKYLLLSASLLVASQAIAQTKTDTVFFEDFNKPAIDRSKWNVEITGHTVNDEQQAYVDSAATLYLVDGKAEGAVNGALVLKALYQPGFTSKEQRKYDFISGRINARAKMEFTYGTASARMKMAAGAGLWPAFWALGNGKWPDCGEIDIMETVGDSSWVSHALHGPGYFGDTPIVKRVSFPAGIDVTQWHVYTVDWSPESLIFKVDGKVTYTVTKTMVEKYGRWAFDNKKFVILNFAIGGGYPGGVNKVTKPYHGLSQTTVDKIKAGQAKVFVDWVLITKNAN; this is encoded by the coding sequence ATGAATTTGAAATACCTGCTGTTATCAGCAAGCCTTTTGGTGGCATCACAAGCCATCGCACAAACTAAAACCGATACCGTTTTCTTTGAAGATTTTAATAAACCTGCCATCGACCGCAGCAAATGGAACGTTGAAATAACCGGGCACACCGTTAATGATGAACAACAAGCTTATGTTGATTCGGCGGCTACATTGTACCTTGTTGATGGAAAAGCTGAGGGTGCTGTAAATGGTGCATTGGTGTTAAAGGCACTTTATCAGCCAGGCTTTACCAGTAAGGAACAGCGTAAATATGATTTTATTTCGGGCAGGATCAACGCCCGCGCTAAAATGGAGTTTACTTACGGTACGGCTTCGGCCAGGATGAAAATGGCTGCCGGTGCAGGTTTGTGGCCTGCCTTCTGGGCACTTGGCAACGGTAAATGGCCCGACTGCGGCGAAATAGATATTATGGAAACTGTAGGCGACTCGAGTTGGGTAAGCCACGCACTGCATGGCCCGGGCTATTTTGGCGATACGCCGATAGTAAAAAGGGTGTCCTTCCCGGCCGGTATCGATGTTACGCAGTGGCATGTGTACACGGTAGATTGGTCGCCCGAGAGCCTCATTTTTAAGGTAGATGGCAAGGTTACCTATACCGTAACCAAAACCATGGTTGAAAAATATGGCCGCTGGGCTTTTGATAATAAAAAGTTTGTGATCCTCAATTTCGCCATCGGCGGCGGCTACCCCGGCGGGGTTAATAAGGTTACCAAGCCTTACCATGGCTTATCACAAACCACCGTGGATAAAATTAAAGCCGGGCAGGCCAAAGTATTTGTAGACTGGGTATTGATAACTAAAAACGCGAATTAA
- a CDS encoding DUF6169 family protein — protein sequence MDNYYSFLKEQDEDSSIFYYFVTSQNFVYTVYFKVDEYSHYIQNFPLLLQSGYALGFRKTSLAGNESNKLYDAKIFPTIYQVINDFVEFNGSETVLLYHCDTSDKKQRERSRLFDKWESYVKVTCLERHNVEVRINESSYYLGFIANSNNSNIEVLKHEFNDFAYFIIREK from the coding sequence TTGGATAATTATTATTCTTTCCTTAAAGAGCAGGATGAAGATAGTAGTATATTCTACTATTTCGTGACATCTCAAAACTTTGTTTATACTGTTTATTTTAAGGTTGATGAATATTCCCACTATATTCAAAACTTCCCATTGTTATTACAAAGTGGGTATGCGTTAGGGTTTAGAAAAACAAGTTTGGCAGGGAACGAAAGTAACAAACTTTATGACGCTAAAATATTCCCAACTATTTATCAGGTGATTAATGATTTCGTTGAGTTTAACGGAAGCGAAACCGTACTTCTTTATCACTGCGACACATCTGATAAAAAACAACGGGAACGAAGCAGGTTATTCGATAAATGGGAAAGCTATGTAAAAGTCACCTGTTTAGAAAGACATAACGTCGAAGTTCGTATTAATGAATCAAGCTATTATCTGGGTTTTATTGCCAACAGTAATAACAGCAACATTGAAGTACTAAAACACGAGTTCAATGACTTTGCTTATTTTATTATTCGAGAAAAATAG
- a CDS encoding copper homeostasis protein CutC, whose protein sequence is MSQLISLEVCANSVTSALAAQDGGAVRVELCENLKDGGTTPSHGSILMARSLLHIKLYVLIRPRGGDFLYNDMEYKLMMADIRYCIDAGCDGVVIGILKEDGNIDVERCTEMVRLARQWGLGVTFHRAFDMCVDQHKALEQIIEMGCERILTSGGKSTAIEGASNLNRLIEQAAGRLSIMPGSGVSEANVADLVHFTGATEVHSSARIKIPSKMKYHNEHIMMSAEAGDEYSIDVTGVERVKELIRLANS, encoded by the coding sequence ATGTCACAATTGATATCACTCGAAGTTTGCGCAAATTCGGTAACATCGGCCCTGGCAGCCCAGGATGGAGGTGCAGTGCGGGTTGAATTGTGCGAAAATTTGAAGGATGGTGGCACTACCCCCTCGCACGGAAGTATATTGATGGCCCGCAGCCTGTTGCATATTAAATTGTATGTACTGATCCGTCCGCGGGGCGGCGATTTTTTGTACAACGATATGGAGTACAAACTGATGATGGCCGATATCAGGTACTGCATTGATGCCGGATGCGATGGTGTTGTGATAGGTATTTTGAAAGAGGATGGCAACATAGATGTAGAGCGCTGTACCGAAATGGTACGCCTTGCCCGGCAATGGGGTCTTGGCGTAACTTTTCACCGGGCCTTTGATATGTGCGTCGATCAGCACAAAGCACTTGAGCAGATTATTGAAATGGGCTGCGAGCGGATCCTTACCTCGGGAGGTAAAAGCACCGCCATTGAGGGAGCCAGCAATCTTAACCGCCTTATTGAACAGGCCGCAGGCAGGTTAAGCATTATGCCCGGCAGCGGTGTAAGTGAAGCCAATGTTGCCGATCTGGTACATTTTACCGGCGCTACCGAGGTTCACTCATCAGCACGGATTAAGATCCCGAGCAAAATGAAATATCATAATGAGCATATTATGATGAGCGCTGAAGCGGGGGATGAATATAGTATTGATGTAACCGGGGTTGAGCGTGTTAAAGAGTTGATCAGATTGGCGAATAGTTAG
- a CDS encoding N(4)-(beta-N-acetylglucosaminyl)-L-asparaginase, with translation MYNRRKFIKLSAAGASLAALSKSTIAKTITPRPEGGYPIVISTWDFGIIANKGAWKVLSAGGRALDAIEAGARIPEAEDITNHTVGRTGLPDRDGHVTLDSCIMDEFGNCGSVAAMENIAHPISVARMVMEKTPHVMLVGEGATQFAVEQGMKKEKLLTTETEKIWKEWLKTAKYSPVMNIENGGKPGNKYNHDTIGMLAIDAKGNISGGCTTSGMAFKLHGRVGDSPIIGAGLYVDNEVGGATSTGVGEEVIRNVGSFLVVELMRQGLSPEDACKEAVQRIIKKKPEIAKKIQVGFLAINKKGEYGAYAIQSGFSYAVCNAQQQDLLIPGKSYYK, from the coding sequence ATGTACAACCGCCGTAAGTTCATTAAACTATCAGCAGCAGGTGCCTCACTTGCAGCACTTTCAAAATCAACTATAGCAAAAACCATAACGCCACGGCCCGAAGGTGGCTATCCAATTGTTATCTCTACCTGGGATTTTGGCATCATTGCCAATAAAGGGGCATGGAAAGTATTATCGGCCGGCGGCCGCGCGCTGGATGCCATTGAAGCCGGTGCCCGCATTCCCGAAGCCGAAGATATTACCAACCACACTGTAGGCCGTACAGGTTTGCCGGATCGTGACGGTCACGTTACCCTCGATTCGTGCATTATGGACGAGTTTGGTAACTGCGGCTCGGTAGCAGCTATGGAAAATATAGCCCACCCTATTTCGGTAGCCCGCATGGTGATGGAAAAAACCCCACACGTAATGCTGGTTGGCGAAGGCGCTACCCAATTTGCCGTTGAACAGGGCATGAAAAAGGAAAAGCTGCTAACCACCGAAACAGAAAAGATTTGGAAGGAATGGTTAAAAACGGCTAAATACAGCCCGGTAATGAATATTGAAAACGGCGGTAAACCCGGCAATAAATACAACCACGATACCATTGGCATGCTGGCAATAGATGCCAAAGGCAATATCTCGGGCGGATGCACCACCAGTGGCATGGCTTTTAAATTGCATGGCCGCGTAGGCGATAGCCCTATTATAGGTGCTGGCCTTTATGTAGATAATGAAGTTGGCGGTGCCACATCAACCGGTGTGGGCGAAGAAGTGATCCGTAACGTGGGCAGCTTTTTAGTGGTTGAACTGATGAGGCAGGGATTATCGCCGGAAGATGCCTGCAAGGAAGCCGTACAACGCATTATTAAAAAGAAGCCCGAAATAGCCAAAAAAATCCAGGTAGGCTTTTTAGCCATCAATAAAAAAGGCGAATACGGTGCGTATGCCATACAAAGCGGTTTTTCGTACGCGGTATGCAACGCCCAGCAGCAGGATCTGTTAATTCCGGGTAAGAGTTATTATAAATAG
- a CDS encoding metallophosphoesterase, which translates to MHNGGFIRVFLIASAISLLMDWYVYSGLRTLTADWPSSLWRNIVLWGYLLISVGVTVLFISGFGAFSTAKGMRPFHEWMLSLFLTFLVTKVVFILILFLGDLARFFTGIFNLLSNNAKANGKSVFPGRRKFISEIAVLVAAVPFTSFFYAMFKGKYDYKVHRTTLYFDDLPDAFDGFTITQLSDIHSGSFDNAEAMQRGIDLAKAQKSDLFVFTGDLVNNAASEIEPYIDRFGQIKAPFGQFSILGNHDYGDYIQWDTPQDKVANLEKLKQHHKELGYRLLLDENITLEKGGQKISLIGIQNWGRGFIQLGDLEKAMQGVPEDAFKILLSHDPTHWEEQVRFHPTTIHLTLSGHTHGAQFGVETAGFRWSPVQYRYLDWAGLINQKNRYLYVNRGFGFLAFSGRLGIWPEITVIELKKKTHTA; encoded by the coding sequence ATGCACAACGGAGGCTTTATACGCGTGTTTTTAATTGCTTCGGCAATAAGCTTACTGATGGATTGGTATGTGTATTCGGGGTTAAGAACCCTCACTGCCGACTGGCCATCAAGCCTTTGGCGTAATATTGTTTTGTGGGGATACCTGCTAATATCGGTAGGCGTGACCGTTCTTTTTATATCCGGTTTTGGCGCATTCAGCACAGCTAAAGGCATGCGGCCATTTCATGAATGGATGCTGAGCCTGTTCCTTACCTTTTTGGTTACTAAGGTAGTTTTTATATTGATTTTGTTTTTGGGAGATCTTGCGAGGTTTTTTACAGGGATTTTCAACCTTTTAAGCAATAACGCGAAGGCAAACGGTAAATCCGTCTTCCCCGGCAGGCGTAAATTTATTAGCGAGATAGCCGTTTTAGTAGCCGCTGTGCCTTTTACTTCGTTTTTTTATGCCATGTTTAAGGGCAAGTACGATTATAAAGTACATCGCACTACCTTGTATTTTGATGATTTACCTGATGCCTTTGATGGTTTTACCATCACCCAGCTATCTGATATCCATTCGGGCAGTTTTGATAACGCAGAAGCCATGCAGCGCGGAATAGATCTGGCTAAAGCTCAAAAAAGCGACCTGTTTGTTTTTACCGGCGACCTGGTAAATAATGCAGCTTCCGAAATAGAACCCTATATCGACAGATTCGGGCAGATCAAAGCTCCGTTTGGCCAGTTCTCCATTTTAGGCAACCACGATTATGGCGATTATATCCAATGGGATACTCCTCAGGATAAGGTAGCTAATCTTGAAAAACTCAAACAGCATCACAAAGAGTTAGGTTACCGTTTATTGTTGGATGAAAATATAACTCTTGAAAAAGGTGGCCAAAAAATTTCATTGATAGGGATTCAAAACTGGGGCAGAGGCTTCATTCAGCTCGGCGATTTGGAAAAAGCAATGCAGGGGGTACCGGAAGATGCATTCAAAATACTACTCTCGCACGATCCTACCCATTGGGAGGAGCAGGTTCGGTTCCATCCAACAACTATTCACCTCACCCTATCCGGCCATACTCATGGTGCTCAGTTCGGTGTGGAAACTGCAGGTTTCAGATGGAGTCCGGTACAATATCGTTATCTTGATTGGGCGGGATTAATCAACCAGAAGAACAGGTACTTATATGTAAACCGGGGTTTTGGCTTCCTCGCCTTTTCGGGCAGATTGGGCATCTGGCCCGAGATTACCGTGATTGAATTGAAGAAAAAAACACATACCGCCTGA
- a CDS encoding DUF2007 domain-containing protein encodes MAAQPEEKIITFETYYDVMLAHIIRTKLEGYGIPCFIADENTIGSNPLYNQAVGGIKLKIFERDLERCREILAAEGDLHDQDHIEIDDETLNAVICPYCGSTNVRYGSATEKRVHWLTAIVSFFLMIFPFYSRKAWHCFNCQRDFE; translated from the coding sequence ATGGCTGCTCAACCCGAAGAAAAGATCATAACATTTGAAACTTATTACGATGTTATGCTGGCCCACATTATCCGCACCAAGTTGGAAGGCTATGGCATTCCCTGCTTTATTGCCGACGAAAACACCATAGGCTCAAACCCGTTATATAACCAAGCCGTAGGCGGCATCAAATTAAAAATATTTGAACGCGACCTGGAACGCTGCCGCGAAATATTAGCAGCCGAAGGTGATCTGCACGATCAGGACCATATAGAAATTGACGATGAAACGCTTAACGCCGTAATCTGCCCCTACTGCGGATCGACCAACGTGCGCTACGGTTCGGCAACAGAAAAGCGGGTGCATTGGCTTACTGCTATCGTATCTTTTTTTCTGATGATCTTCCCTTTTTACAGTCGCAAAGCCTGGCATTGTTTTAACTGCCAGCGCGATTTTGAGTAG